The following are from one region of the bacterium genome:
- a CDS encoding SDR family oxidoreductase, translating into MRETVLLTGSTGLLGSYILKELIKHNVGNIIVLSRGETQEEADRRVYQELGKHLSSKERQRFSKLVEIIRGDITQENLGLSKKMFNNLTKKITLIYHSAALCKFNIPLKIIRKVNVKGTDNILKFALVCKKYNLKEVHYISTIAVAGDSKGVFYEDNLDLGQKFNNTYEQSKFEAEKLVVKYKKKGLPITIYRPGILVGDSVTGYTNNFQMFYQALQIFFSELFNEIPADKNSIYYLVPVDYVAKAIMRISLNKNDNNNKLTYHIINSDTLVLNKFLDISSKYFKFKKPLIISKINFCFEKLSPFQMRIIWPYIPYLNYGLHFDSKNTKTILGKTDFKWPKINDVFLRRLFKFCVQCEFIIPRKKPSLRVLSKHF; encoded by the coding sequence ATGAGGGAAACAGTTTTACTTACAGGTAGTACAGGCTTACTTGGTAGTTATATTCTAAAAGAACTAATAAAACATAATGTGGGGAATATAATTGTTTTAAGTAGGGGTGAAACACAAGAAGAAGCAGATAGAAGAGTTTATCAGGAATTGGGAAAACATTTATCTTCAAAAGAGAGACAAAGATTTTCTAAATTAGTTGAGATTATCCGTGGTGATATTACACAAGAAAATTTAGGATTATCAAAAAAAATGTTTAATAATTTAACAAAAAAGATTACTTTAATTTATCATTCAGCAGCTTTATGTAAATTTAATATCCCATTGAAGATTATAAGAAAAGTCAATGTTAAAGGGACTGATAACATTTTAAAATTTGCTTTGGTATGTAAGAAATATAATCTAAAAGAAGTACACTATATAAGTACAATAGCTGTTGCTGGGGATAGTAAAGGTGTATTTTATGAAGACAATCTGGATTTAGGACAAAAATTTAATAATACTTATGAACAGAGTAAGTTTGAAGCAGAAAAATTAGTTGTAAAATATAAAAAAAAGGGATTACCTATTACTATTTATAGGCCAGGAATTCTTGTGGGTGATTCTGTTACTGGTTATACAAATAATTTTCAGATGTTCTATCAAGCATTGCAAATATTTTTTAGTGAACTATTCAATGAAATTCCTGCTGACAAGAATTCAATTTATTATTTAGTGCCTGTGGATTATGTTGCAAAAGCAATAATGCGGATATCTTTAAATAAAAATGATAACAATAATAAGTTAACTTATCATATTATTAATTCTGATACACTTGTGTTAAATAAATTCCTAGATATTTCTAGTAAATATTTTAAATTTAAAAAACCTTTGATTATATCTAAAATAAATTTTTGTTTTGAAAAACTAAGCCCTTTTCAGATGAGAATTATATGGCCATATATTCCATACTTAAATTATGGATTACATTTTGATTCAAAAAATACTAAAACAATTTTAGGCAAAACAGATTTTAAATGGCCTAAAATAAATGATGTTTTTTTGAGACGTTTATTTAAATTTTGTGTCCAATGTGAATTTATTATACCAAGAAAGAAACCATCGCTACGCGTATTATCTAAACATTTTTAA
- a CDS encoding ATP-binding protein, with translation MNLFGLSGLLIGITSSSMAILVFIKNRENLANKLWILFTISVAIWGFGALKISITKDPKVALFYWRLVHIGVIFIPILFMHFVYTFLNKKEHWPIYFVYSIGFFFLFINFTDLFIKNVAFVFNSFYYDGHPPTIFYSVFTAFWFTVIIISHIILFIALRKSTGITKTQINYFIWGMLVSFSGGGMSFIPVFGVDIYPYGNLAGFLYPIIITYAILRYNLMDIHAVISKAVTYGSLAILSAAAAVPILISWEKYLFGQITEKLVELNWFVIITAFFMTLIATLFYPRIIARLQEKFRGIFFKEKYDFKKIVNELSNAVVNVLDLQSLLEIIAEQLTIAFDVSKVSIIALDQKRNLYKMLYSQGMDPALAKSFYAKPAGNFINALKETNKIVIKEEIERMLEEPLYQDVIKKYKEGQGSRVEGQEQEKEVARYQTPDTSNVGATFMTPNDTVRNAESDKSDSISDGVNAGAIHESSRKDGEVKDNSLRKNSGISEKEWQRLNYWFIAEKMKEIFAEISIPLFLHDKLVGVISMDMKGNKDAYSNEDLELLNTLSVQAAVAIQNAQFIEMDRQRFQMVRHMDKLASLGLLVSGVAHEIRNPLGTIKTFFQLFPERYDNEEFRTNFMKLASSEADRISRLVDEILGFAKTKRTDLVPGNINEFIDKIIVFVQMESKRKAVKFEKNLDNSIPKIMFDPERMRQVFLNFFMNGVEAMKRGGVLSVTTQKINMRGRDYIRIDIADTGEGISEENIGSLFTPFFTTKDDGTGLGLSISYQIINDHQGMIDVKSKINEGTTFYIYLPVEMVFSDKEKPEQKLPGLKRVLDNYNPGLSKV, from the coding sequence ATGAATCTTTTTGGTTTAAGTGGCTTATTGATTGGAATTACTAGCAGTTCAATGGCGATTCTTGTTTTTATAAAAAATCGTGAAAATTTAGCCAATAAACTATGGATACTTTTTACAATTTCAGTTGCAATTTGGGGATTTGGAGCTTTAAAGATATCTATAACAAAAGATCCAAAGGTTGCATTATTTTATTGGCGGTTAGTGCATATTGGTGTAATTTTTATCCCTATATTATTTATGCATTTTGTCTATACTTTTTTAAACAAAAAAGAACACTGGCCAATATACTTTGTCTATTCAATTGGTTTTTTCTTTTTATTCATAAATTTTACAGATTTATTTATTAAAAATGTTGCTTTTGTTTTTAATTCTTTTTACTATGATGGGCACCCCCCCACCATTTTTTATTCAGTTTTTACAGCCTTTTGGTTTACAGTAATTATAATAAGTCATATAATTTTATTTATTGCATTAAGGAAAAGCACTGGTATAACTAAAACACAGATAAATTATTTTATTTGGGGAATGCTGGTCAGTTTTTCTGGTGGAGGAATGTCTTTTATCCCGGTTTTTGGTGTTGATATCTATCCTTATGGTAATTTAGCCGGTTTTTTATATCCTATTATAATAACTTATGCTATTCTTCGTTACAACCTCATGGACATCCACGCCGTAATCAGCAAGGCCGTAACCTACGGCAGTTTGGCCATACTAAGCGCGGCAGCCGCGGTTCCTATTTTAATTTCCTGGGAAAAATATCTTTTTGGGCAAATAACGGAAAAATTAGTGGAATTAAACTGGTTTGTAATTATAACGGCGTTTTTTATGACCTTGATTGCGACTTTATTTTATCCGAGGATTATTGCCAGACTGCAGGAGAAATTCAGGGGCATTTTTTTCAAGGAGAAATATGATTTTAAAAAGATTGTTAATGAATTGAGCAATGCCGTGGTGAATGTGCTGGATTTGCAAAGCCTGCTTGAGATAATTGCCGAACAATTGACAATAGCGTTCGATGTCAGCAAAGTTTCCATAATCGCTTTAGACCAGAAAAGGAACCTTTATAAAATGCTTTATTCTCAGGGAATGGATCCCGCATTGGCTAAATCTTTTTATGCTAAACCGGCGGGTAATTTCATAAACGCGCTGAAAGAAACAAATAAAATTGTGATAAAAGAAGAAATAGAGCGGATGCTGGAAGAGCCGCTGTATCAGGATGTGATAAAGAAATATAAGGAGGGTCAAGGGTCAAGGGTCGAGGGTCAAGAACAGGAAAAAGAAGTCGCCAGATACCAGACACCAGACACCAGCAATGTAGGGGCGACATTTATGACGCCCAATGATACCGTCAGAAATGCCGAATCCGATAAGTCGGATTCTATTTCTGATGGGGTAAATGCAGGGGCGATTCACGAATCATCCAGAAAGGATGGCGAGGTAAAAGATAATAGCCTGAGGAAAAATTCTGGGATTTCGGAAAAAGAGTGGCAAAGATTGAATTACTGGTTCATCGCGGAGAAGATGAAGGAGATTTTCGCAGAAATATCCATCCCTCTTTTTTTGCATGATAAACTGGTTGGAGTAATCAGCATGGACATGAAAGGAAATAAAGACGCCTATTCCAACGAAGACCTTGAGCTTCTTAACACATTGAGCGTCCAGGCCGCGGTGGCGATCCAAAATGCCCAATTTATTGAGATGGACAGGCAGAGATTCCAGATGGTGCGGCATATGGATAAACTCGCGTCCCTCGGGCTTCTTGTGTCGGGCGTAGCGCACGAGATACGAAATCCCCTTGGGACTATAAAGACCTTTTTCCAGCTTTTCCCCGAACGTTACGACAATGAGGAATTCAGGACAAATTTTATGAAACTGGCGTCTTCGGAAGCGGACAGGATTTCCCGCCTGGTTGATGAAATTCTGGGTTTTGCGAAGACAAAAAGGACAGATTTAGTGCCTGGCAACATAAATGAGTTTATAGATAAAATAATAGTTTTTGTGCAGATGGAATCCAAACGCAAGGCTGTCAAGTTCGAAAAAAACCTGGATAATTCCATTCCCAAAATCATGTTTGACCCGGAGAGAATGAGACAGGTATTTCTCAATTTTTTTATGAACGGGGTTGAGGCCATGAAAAGAGGCGGGGTATTGAGTGTGACGACCCAGAAAATCAACATGAGAGGGAGAGATTATATCAGGATTGATATTGCTGATACGGGAGAAGGAATAAGCGAAGAAAATATCGGAAGCTTATTTACGCCGTTTTTTACGACAAAGGATGACGGCACGGGCCTCGGGCTTTCCATTTCATATCAAATCATTAACGACCACCAGGGCATGATTGATGTTAAAAGCAAGATAAATGAAGGCACCACCTTTTATATTTACCTGCCTGTTGAAATGGTATTTTCTGACAAAGAAAAACCCGAACAGAAACTTCCGGGCCTCAAGAGAGTTTTAGATAATTACAATCCCGGCCTTTCAAAAGTATAA